Below is a window of Sphingobacteriaceae bacterium DNA.
CCGGGCGGCTTCCTCCATCCGGCGGCGGATCTCTTCCTGCTGCTCCTCGAACCCTTCACCCCGATGGGCGGCTATGATGTGGGAGACCACATCGTCCACGGTGCCCGCCCCGTCGAAGACGGCGATGTCGTTGATGACGGTGCGGGGCACGGCGAACACCTGGTACGTCTGCCGCAGGTGGGGGAACTGCAGGGCCTCGATCAATTCAACGGTGATCTGGTCGCTGGCCCGGGCCAATTGAATGGCGTTGCGCACCGCCCGGGGGCAGTGGGGGCACGTGGGGGTGTAGAACACCTTCAAGTTGGTGGGGCCCCGCAGTTCGGCCAGCCGCTCCAGCAGTTCGGGGCTCACCTCAGGCTCCTCGTCGTTGCGCATGGCCGCCACGGTGTCCAGCAAGCTGGCGAATTCGTACCCGTGGGGGAGGCCCACGAAGCGGATGCCCTCATCCCGCTCCGCCATG
It encodes the following:
- a CDS encoding thioredoxin family protein codes for the protein MRFLDDASREAIRQRLGEGGNQVTLHVFIQDDEQAENGQAQTISKDTVDLMEELAEAAGNIRVRVYEPDQDMHVFTHYGITEVPTVMPMAERDEGIRFVGLPHGYEFASLLDTVAAMRNDEEPEVSPELLERLAELRGPTNLKVFYTPTCPHCPRAVRNAIQLARASDQITVELIEALQFPHLRQTYQVFAVPRTVINDIAVFDGAGTVDDVVSHIIAAHRGEGFEEQQEEIRRRMEEAARQQEADGRVD